Proteins found in one Serinicoccus marinus DSM 15273 genomic segment:
- a CDS encoding VOC family protein translates to MARGAERLTIRQFQSASGTEDWRGLGRGAHAWFAARSHAEGAAMLRTVVAACVERGTVLPDLDLRSTGLRVRLAATGEGFTPETVEAARAISAAARDLGLTAQPDAVQEVQLALDTQTPVAAITFWETALGHVRQGDEDVVDPARRHLPIWFQDMDAPRPLRSRFHLDSVAARAVAVATVDRLESDGARVERHGYYATVSDPEGNEVDVLPLPEGEDLWSETGTEDWRLVFAAVAAYPVTSHGQLLELATGVADLADAAGLPLGIDVRPLPARRADIQHGQDDRGDVADGRAVVTVHTAKDRWEMDDGYPALAAQMQRLARSLGLTADPDLARFVQVGLDAADIPGVRAFWQAALGYDPDPRPDITDIVDPRGLGPVLFFQPIDELDEQRRAQRNRHHIDVFLPHDVAAARVEAAVAAGGTVVRDAAPFWWTLAHPEGNEIDLAVTVGREEEWG, encoded by the coding sequence ATGGCCCGTGGAGCAGAGCGACTGACCATCCGGCAGTTCCAGTCGGCGTCGGGGACGGAGGACTGGCGCGGGCTGGGCCGCGGCGCGCACGCCTGGTTCGCAGCCCGGTCGCACGCCGAGGGCGCAGCGATGCTGCGTACGGTCGTTGCCGCCTGCGTCGAGCGCGGCACCGTCCTCCCTGACCTCGACCTGCGCTCGACCGGCCTCCGGGTGCGTCTGGCCGCCACCGGTGAGGGGTTCACACCGGAGACGGTCGAGGCGGCGCGGGCCATCTCCGCAGCGGCGCGCGATCTCGGCCTGACGGCCCAGCCGGATGCCGTGCAGGAGGTCCAGCTCGCGCTGGACACCCAGACCCCGGTCGCGGCGATCACGTTCTGGGAGACGGCGCTGGGCCACGTCCGTCAGGGTGACGAGGACGTGGTCGACCCGGCGCGGCGCCACCTTCCCATCTGGTTCCAGGACATGGATGCGCCGCGTCCGCTGCGCAGCCGCTTCCACCTCGACTCGGTCGCCGCGCGGGCCGTCGCGGTCGCCACCGTGGACCGGCTTGAGTCCGACGGGGCCCGGGTCGAGCGCCACGGCTACTACGCCACCGTCTCCGACCCGGAGGGCAACGAGGTGGATGTCCTCCCGCTCCCCGAGGGCGAGGACCTCTGGTCGGAGACCGGCACCGAGGACTGGCGGCTCGTCTTCGCCGCCGTCGCGGCCTACCCGGTCACGTCCCACGGCCAGCTGCTGGAGCTCGCGACCGGGGTGGCCGACCTCGCCGATGCAGCAGGGCTCCCGCTGGGCATCGACGTCCGCCCGCTGCCCGCCCGACGGGCTGACATCCAGCACGGCCAGGACGACCGGGGCGATGTCGCTGATGGCCGCGCAGTGGTGACGGTGCACACCGCCAAGGACCGCTGGGAGATGGACGACGGCTATCCCGCCCTCGCCGCCCAGATGCAGCGCCTGGCCCGCTCCCTCGGGCTCACCGCTGACCCCGACCTCGCCCGGTTCGTCCAGGTCGGTCTGGACGCCGCGGACATACCGGGCGTCCGAGCCTTCTGGCAGGCGGCCCTCGGCTACGACCCCGACCCCAGGCCCGACATCACCGACATCGTCGACCCGCGGGGCCTGGGCCCCGTCCTGTTCTTCCAGCCGATCGACGAGCTGGACGAGCAGCGGCGCGCGCAGCGCAACCGGCACCACATCGACGTCTTCCTGCCGCACGACGTGGCGGCGGCGCGGGTCGAGGCGGCGGTCGCCGCCGGCGGCACCGTGGTCCGCGACGCCGCGCCGTTCTGGTGGACGCTCGCCCACCCGGAGGGCAACGAGATCGACCTGGCGGTGACGGTCGGCCGCGAGGAGGAGTGGGGCTGA